A single region of the Malus sylvestris chromosome 8, drMalSylv7.2, whole genome shotgun sequence genome encodes:
- the LOC126632080 gene encoding calcineurin-binding protein 1 produces MFSIAAINDTESKGKWEPLAPTKEAQEFHLSQTYHEGLHKLQVKEYKKAAELLESVLKDPLIENAQVDGSVSDCHLLQLRFLALKNLANVYLQQGSAYYENALRCYLQAVEIDTKDSVVWNQLGTLSCSMGSLSISRWAFEQGLICSPNNWNCMEKLLEVLIAIGDEVACLSVAELILRHWPSHSRALHVKRTIEESEPVPFAPRGIDKLEPKHVRLRFVDKRKATDENLEEGAASKKLKQTIDLNLAEASWAALVDALLDILLPLNGCQSEMGEAKSYRSGDVRLILHLPPSSESTIGFEERKGFNLSPISGNAVFGDCNTERTGVVIEKATNFLDFQPQERRSTRLERLRSRKPGKEDIEFANGKDQAKAVLQYLEPFVAGRSGSKDSGHSSVSCPDQANPWDTEYGDVSRFIKKTSNNYGAFHVAHLLLEDAASRGLLYQDAFVKFLELERITRNWGKDRSPECCLFLAELYYDLGSMSSDVSRLSEFMSEASYHLCKIIESVAVEDECIFGLKRFFGTDGISVNTSVCQDVSLGGSLTSNSSFWVRFFWLSGRLSVLDGNKEKAHQEFCISLSLLEKKENTNDSQCVIRLPYCKVVKELTIYRILHEINILKVDFLMKKTLGEMIEKEMYMECMSLLVPLLFATKNAPPDALPLRLADKGGEEITSVELSALDILIKTCEKTKPMDVDVYLNCHQRKLQILMAAAGIDECLGSCKSLLLKSGSNTRYASDVDTKEIASKQCWNLLVAEEVKAISQCVSQVKNLIDQSGASDTIPMSSIGDMQCLLLSVMYNVASIFLSKKSDLANTDQIERSCFIEASIAFCKIQHLNAMINVKTQVDLIVTMHDLLAEYGLCCAGKGGEVEEGTFLKFAIKHLLALDMKFKSNVNSSNQETTQSSEQLCLNCPAKMSPKESKSDTDLEMVHTGIDDTSAVGKDASEGIPSKSTSLENAVDKDSMELEGGKPHVDGSGGKFNRSEESDHLNEAGDELIEDEREELELKIDYALDQCFFCLYGLNIRSDSSYEDELVVHKNTSPGDYQTKEQCADVFQYILPYAKASSRTGLVKVRRVLRAIRKHFPQPPEDVLAGNAIDKFLDDPHLCEDKLSEEAGSDGFLETITKIILPDANARNLKQQKTSPVGSSEPYLDVYCNLYYFLALSEEMNATDKWPGFVLTKEGEEFVQHNAKLFKYDLLYNPLRFESWQRLGNIYDEEVDLLLNDGSKHINVAGWRKNATLPQRVETSRRRSRRCLLMSLALAKTPVQQSEIHELLALVYYDSLQSVVPFYDQRTVLPVKDAAWMMFCENSMRHFKKAFAHKQDWSHAYYIGKLCEKLKFSYETSLSYYDKAIALNPSAVDPVYRMHASRLKILCACGKQNLDALKVLSTYAFSQSRKDSIMMILGNMDSENSYSPKDKSTQENTGEKNEDLLKLEVWNMLYSDCLSALETCVEGELKHFHKARYMLAQGLFRKGESGALERAKDDLSFCFKSSRSSFTINMWEIDSTAKKGRRKTPGVSGSKKSLEVNLPESSRKFITCIRKYLLFYLELLEKTGDICTLERAYISLRADKRFSLCIEDLVPVALGRYVKALISSIRQAKTVGSGATSNSEHILEKVFCLFMEQGNLWPEICALPEIKVTETSESSLYGFLHEHITTLEKNGKLDTLEAINEKIRKRFKNPKLSNSNCAKVCRHASIAWCRSLILSLAQITPTQSEITSEIQVLKPSDMLENSELLCVDLQTDELWSSAFEDPAHFKSLEEKRNPIFSKIKNLIVKKASDENLEVASSLLRSSYNFYRESSCVMPSSGVNLYLVLSWLAKDTQLRPTMDGAEILDLSIPRKLLLWAYTLLHGRYTNISFVVKHCEENAKTKLKKGAGTSSVSPNTSIPNTGIVHTGIARDGADHTGTSDAEATPVKTIAPTSFPEDSIQSANPPPSSIHQAGLFASPLLQHCNNSVTERSNTTADGGGSDIS; encoded by the exons ATG TTCTCGATTGCAGCTATCAATGATACGGAGTCCAAAGGCAAATGGGAACCTTTAGCTCCCACCAAAGAAGCTCAG GAATTCCATCTTTCACAAACATATCATGAAGGACTTCACAAATTGCAAGTCAAGGAATACAAAAAGGCTGCTGAACTGTTAGAATCCGTCCTAAAAGATCCTCTTATAGAAAATGCGCAG GTGGATGGTAGTGTTAGTGATTGCCATCTTTTGCAACTCAG ATTTTTGGCTCTGAAGAACCTTGCCAATGTTTACCTTCAACAAGGTTCAGCATATTATGAGAATGCTTTACGATGTTATCTTCAAGCTGTAGAGATTGATACCAAAGATTCTGTTGTCTGGAACCAGCTGGGAACATTGTCATGCTCAATGGGTTCTCTCAGTATATCCCGTTGGGCATTTGAGCAAGGGCTTATATGTAGCCCTAATAATT GGAACTGCATGGAGAAATTATTGGAAGTTCTTATTGCTATTGGTGATGAGGTTGCATGCCTTTCTGTGGCTGAGTTAATTTTGAGGCATTGGCCATCACATTCTCGTGCTTTGCATGTCAAGAGAACCATTGAGGAGTCCGAGCCAGTTCCATTTGCTCCTAGAGGTATAGATAAGCTAGAACCCAAACATGTCCGTCTAAGATTCGTTGACAAGAGAAAAGCTACTGATGAAAATCTAGAGGAGGGCGCTGCATCCAAGAAGCTGAAGCAGACCATAGATCTGAACCTTGCAGAAGCTTCTTGGGCTGCTCTTGTTGATGCACTCTTGGATATCTTACTCCCGTTGAATGGGTGTCAGTCTGAGATGGGGGAAGCAAAATCATACCGATCTGGAGATGTCAGATTAATTTTGCATTTACCTCCTAGTTCAGAGAGTACCATAGGATTTGAGGAAAGGAAAGGGTTTAACTTATCCCCAATCAGTGGAAATGCTGTATTTGGTGATTGTAACACTGAACGAACAGGTGTTGTTATAGAAAAAGCAACAAATTTTCTAGACTTCCAACCACAGGAAAGGCGGAGTACTCGTCTTGAAAGGCTTAGAAGCCGTAAACCGGGGAAAGAAGATATTGAATTTGCTAATGGTAAGGATCAGGCCAAGGCTGTACTTCAATATCTAGAACCTTTTGTTGCTGGTAGATCAGGAAGCAAAGATTCTGGTCATAGTTCTGTTTCATGTCCTGATCAAGCTAATCCATGGGATACCGAATATGGTGACGTGTCCagatttattaaaaaaacatcaaataaCTATGGTGCTTTCCATGTGGCTCATTTGCTTTTAGAGGATGCTGCCAGTAGAGGTCTTTTGTATCAGGATGCATTTGTTAAGTTCTTGGAGTTGGAAAGAATTACAAGGAATTGGGGGAAGGATAGGAGCCCTGAATGTTGTCTTTTTCTTGCTGAACTTTATTATGATCTTGGGTCAATGTCTTCCGATGTTTCCAGGCTATCTGAATTCATGTCTGAGGCATCTTATCATCTTTGTAAAATTATCGAATCAGTAGCTGTGGAAGATGAATGTATTTTTGGGCTTAAGAGATTCTTTGGTACTGATGGAATATCCGTGAACACCTCTGTTTGTCAGGATGTATCATTAGGTGGTTCTTTAACAAGTAACAGTTCCTTCTGGGTTCGTTTTTTCTGGTTAAGTGGACGGTTGTCTGTTTTGGATGGCAACAAGGAAAAAGCCCACCAAGAATTCTGTATTTCATTGTCTCTTttggaaaagaaggaaaatacGAATGATTCCCAATGTGTGATCCGCCTCCCATATTGCAAGGTTGTTAAAGAGTTAACCATTTATAGAATTCTCCATGAAATTAACATTTTAAAGGTTGATTTCTTGATGAAGAAGACTTTGGGTGAGATGATTGAGAAGGAAATGTACATGGAGTGCATGTCCTTGCTTGTTCCACTTCTATTTGCAACAAAAAATGCTCCCCCTGATGCATTACCCTTGCGCTTAGCTGATAAAGGCGGAGAGGAAATTACTTCTGTTGAACTATCAGCACTAGACATTTTAATCAAAACATGCGAGAAGACAAAGCCTATGGATGTTGATGTTTATTTGAATTGCCATCAGCGGAAATTGCAAATCCTTATGGCAGCAGCAGGGATTGATGAATGCCTTGGTTCCTGTAAATCCTTACTATTGAAATCAGGATCAAACACTCGCTATGCTTCTGACGTAGACACCAAAGAAATTGCAAGCAAGCAGTGCTGGAATTTATTGGTTGCAGAGGAAGTGAAGGCTATTTCTCAATGTGTGTCACAAGTGAAGAACTTGATTGATCAATCTGGGGCTTCT GACACTATTCCGATGAGCAGCATAGGTGATATGCAATGCTTGCTCTTGTCAGTAATGTACAACGTTGCAAGCATATTCCTCTCTAAGAAGTCTGATCTAGCAAATACTGATCAAATTGAAAGAAGTTGCTTCATTGAAGCTTCCATCGCATTCTGCAAGATTCAGCACCTCAACGCCATGATAAATGTTAAAACTCAA GTGGACTTAATTGTGACAATGCATGATTTACTCGCTGAGTATGGGCTTTGCTGTGCCGGGAAGGGTGGTGAAGTGGAGGAAGGAACTTTTCTTAAGTTCGCAATTAAGCATCTGTTGGCCTTGGATATGAAGTTTAAATCTAACGTTAACTCATCAAACCAGGAAACAACCCAATCTAGTGAGCAGCTTTGCCTAAATTGTCCTGCCAAAATGTCTCCCAAGGAATCAAAATCAGATACTGATTTGGAAATGGTGCACACTGGAATAGATGATACAAGTGCTGTAGGAAAGGATGCTTCTGAAGGGATACCTTCCAAAAGCACTTCACTTGAGAATGCCGTGGATAAAGACAGCATGGAATTGGAAGGTGGAAAGCCACATGTAGATGGGTCAGGTGGCAAGTTCAACAGATCCGAAGAAAGTGATCACTTAAATGAAGCTGGAGATGAGCTCATTGAAGATGAAAGGGAGGAACTTGAGTTAAAAATTGATTATGCATTGGATCAGTGTTTCTTCTGCTTATATGGTCTAAATATTAGATCTGATTCATCCTATGAAGATGAGTTAGTTGTGCACAAAAATACTAGCCCCGGTGATTACCAGACAAAGGAACAGTGTGCTGATGTTTTTCAGTACATACTCCCTTATGCAAAGGCTTCTTCT AGGACAGGATTAGTTAAAGTTCGACGAGTGCTCAGAGCCATACGCAAACATTTTCCACAACCACCAGAAGATGTTTTAGCTGGAAATGCAATAGATAAGTTCTTAGATGATCCTCATTTGTGTGAAGATAAGCTCTCAGAAGAGGCTGGGTCTGATGGTTTTCTTGAAACCATAACAAAAATTATACTCCCGGATGCGAATGCGAGAAACCTTAAACAACAGAAGACATCACCAGTTGGGAG CTCGGAGCCGTATCTGGATGTCTATTGCAACTTGTATTATTTCCTTGCCCTGTCTGAGGAAATGAATGCTACTGATAAATGGCCTGGCTTTGTGCTTACCAAGGAAGGGGAAGAATTTGTACAACATAATGCAAAGCTCTTCAAATATGATTTACTTTACAATCCTCTACGTTTTGAAAGTTGGCAGAGACTCGGAAATATCTATGATGAG GAAGTAGACTTGTTGCTAAATGATGGCAGTAAGCACATCAATGTGGCAGGATGGAGGAAGAATGCAACTTTACCGCAAAGAGTTGAGACAAGTCGAAGGAGGAGCAGACGGTGTCTATTAATGAGTTTGGCTTTGGCAAAGACACCAGTTCAGCAG TCTGAGATACACGAGTTATTGGCATTGGTGTACTATGATAGCCTTCAAAGTGTGGTGCCATTTTATGATCAGCGAACTGTTCTACCTGTGAAGGATGCAGCATGGATGATGTTTTGTGAGAACTCAATGAGACATTTTAAAAAAGCTTTTGCTCATAA GCAAGATTGGTCACATGCTTACTATATCGGAAAGCTCTGTGAAAAGCTCAAATTCTCTTATGAGACATCGTTGTCATATTATGACAAAGCTATTGCTCTAAATCCATCAGCTGTAGATCCAGTCTACAGGATGCATGCTTCGCGCTTGAAGATACTTTGTGCATGCGGAAAACAAAATCTAGACGCTTTAAAG GTTCTTTCAACATATGCCTTTAGTCAATCAAGAAAGGATTCTATCATGATGATTTTAGGTAACATGGATTCTGAAAATTCATATTCGCCTAAGGATAAAAGCACACAAGAAAACACTGgggagaagaatgaagatttaCTCAAATTAGAGGTGTGGAACATGCTTTACAGCGATTGTCTTTCTGCCCTTGAAACTTGTGTTGAAGGGGAGCTTAAACATTTTCATAAAGCCAGATATATGCTTGCTCAAGGTCTGTTTAGAAAGGGGGAAAGTGGTGCATTGGAGAGGGCAAAGGACGATCTCTCCTTTTGCTTCAAATCATCTCGCTCATCATTTACAATAAATATGTGGGAGATTGATAGCACGGCCAAAAAAGGAAG GCGGAAAACTCCTGGTGTTTCTGGGAGTAAAAAGTCCCTTGAAGTTAACTTACCTGAAAGTTCTCGAAAATTTATTACTTGCATTCGGAAATATTTGTTGTTCTATTTGGAACTGTTGGAGAAGACTGGAGACATCTGTACTCTTGAACGTGCTTATATATCTCTTCGAGCTGATAAGAGG TTTTCACTATGCATTGAAGATCTTGTTCCAGTTGCACTAGGGAGGTACGTTAAGGCCCTGATTTCATCCATACGTCAAGCTAAGACTGTTGGCTCTGGTGCTACAAGTAATTCCGAGCACATATTGGAGAAAGTGTTTTGTTTGTTCATGGAGCAGGGGAACTTATGGCCAGAAATATGTGCTTTGCCTGAGATTAAAGTCACAGAGACGTCGGAAAGCAGTTTGTATGG ATTTCTTCATGAACATATAACAACATTGGAGAAAAATGGCAAGCTGGACACTCTTGAAGCCATAAATGAGAAGATACGGAAGAGGTTTAAGAATCCAAAATTGTCAAACAGTAACTGTGCAAAAGTTTGTAGGCATGCTTCCATTGCTTGGTGTCGATCTCTTATACTGAGCTTGGCACAGATCACTCCCACGCAGTCTGAAATCACCAGTGAGATTCAGGTCCTTAAGCCATCAGATATGCTGGAAAATAGCGAGCTGCTTTGTGTTGATCTACAAACAGATGAATTATGGAGTTCAGCATTTGAGGACCCAGCCCATTTCAAAAGTCTCGAAGAAAAACGGAATCCTATTTtctctaaaataaaaaatttgatagTTAAGAAAGCTTCGGATGAGAATTTGGAGGTTGCCAGCTCTCTGCTTCGATCTTCTTATAATTTTTATCGTGAGAGCTCCTGTGTGATGCCCTCATCTGGTGTCAACTTGTATTTGGTTCTGTCTTGGTTAGCAAAGGATACACAATTGAGGCCGACCATGGATGGCGCCGAAATCCTTGACCTTAGCATTCCAAGAAAGCTTCTCTTGTGGGCTTACACATTACTGCATGGCCGTTACACAAACATCTCTTTTGTTGTAAAGCATTGTGAAGAAAATGCAAAG ACTAAATTGAAAAAAGGAGCTGGAACCTCATCAGTGTCCCCGAACACAAGCATACCCAATACCGGCATTGTGCATACAG GTATTGCGAGAGATGGAGCCGACCATACTGGAACCAGTGACGCAGAGGCCACTCCAGTGAAAACCATAGCACCCACCTCATTTCCCGAGGACTCCATTCAATCTGCCAATCCACCACCTTCCAGCATACATCAAGCGGGTTTATTTGCTTCTCCCTTACTGCAGCATTGCAACAACAGCGTTACAGAGAGGAGCAATACAACAGCAGATGGAGGAGGTTCGGACATAAGTTGA
- the LOC126632032 gene encoding glutamyl-tRNA(Gln) amidotransferase subunit C, chloroplastic/mitochondrial — MESRVLLLLKGLSCSSLPKKLLFPKVLPPRNINWVRTNCSTPKSSGLPLEPPDLPRLAETARITLTPHEVEEFAPKIGQVIDWFGQLEAVDLETVEPSIRADTEGDSFREDIPETFENREAMIAAVPNYEQQYIKVPKVLNKE; from the exons ATGGAAAGCAGAGTTTTGCTTCTACTGAAGGGATTATCTTGTTCCTCGCTACCCAAGAAGCTGCTTTTCCCAAAAGTCCTTCCTCCTCGTAACATCAATTGGGTTCGAACAAATTGCTCGACACCCAAAAGCAGCGGCCTTCCTTTGGAGCCTCCGGACTTGCCACGCTTGGCCGAGACTGCTCGAATTACTCTGACCCCTCATGAG GTAGAAGAATTTGCTCCCAAAATTGGGCAAGTCATAGATTG GTTTGGACAGCTTGAAGCTGTTGATCTTGAAACTGTGGAGCCCTCAATCAGAGCAG ATACTGAAGGCGATAGTTTCCGTGAAGATATTCCTGAAACGTTTGAGAACAG GGAGGCCATGATTGCTGCCGTTCCAAACTATGAGCAGCAGTATATTAAAGTTCCCAAAGTCTTGAACAAGGAGTAG
- the LOC126632030 gene encoding uncharacterized protein LOC126632030: MARFRTPTLLLAFLSALVALTANPSHLLLASEDDDFPINDSDSYLFHQDYSPPAPPPPPPLPPSVSCTDDLGGVGSLDATCQIVSDSNLTSDVYITGKGNFYILPGVRFGCAIPGCAIIINITGNFSLGSNASLLAGAFELTACNASFLNGSALNTTALAGKPPPQTSGTPQGIDGAGGGHGGRGACCLVDKTKLPEDVWGGDAYSWSTLQRPASFGSRGGSTSKEVDYGGLGGGRVRLQVKELLVVEGSVLAEGGGGGNRGGGGSGGSIYIKAHKMTGSGRISACGGDGYAGGGGGRVSVDVYSRHDDPKIFVHGGNSYSCPENAGGAGTLYDAVPRSLIVSNHNKSTDTESLLMEFPYQPLWTNVYIQNKARATVPLLWSRVQVQGQISLLSDGVLSFGLQHYASSEFELLAEELLMSDSVIKVYGALRMTVKMFLMWNSKMLIDGGGEEAVETSLLESSNLVVLRGSSVIHSNANLGVHGQGLLNLSGPGDWIQAQRLVLSLFYSIHVGPGSVLRGPLENAASDSVTPKLYCENKDCPYELLLPPEDCNVNSSLPFTLQVCRVEDIIIEGLIKGSVVNFHRARTIAIHSSGEISASGMGCTGGIGSGNILSNGISSGGGHGGKGGVACYNGSCVEGGISYGNAKLPCELGSGSGYDLSAGLTAGGGIIIMGSSEHPLSSLSVEGAMTADGESFEGTVVEEKYALVDNTTGGPGGGSGGTILLFLRTLALGETAILSSVGGYGSSIGGGGGGGGRIHFHWSDIPTGDVYQPIASVDGSILAGGGVGRDQGGAGENGTLTGADCPKGLYGTFCEACPAGTYKNAIGSDRALCHHCPATQLPPRAIYIPVRGGVAEIPCPYKCISDRYHMPNCFTALEELIYTFGGPWLFGLLLIGLLILLALVLSVARMKLVGVDELPGPAPTQHGSQIDHSFPFLESLNEVLETNRAEESQSHVHRMYFMGPNTFGDPWHLPHTPPEQIKEIVYEGPFNTFVDEINSIATYQWWEGAMYIILSVLAYPLAWSWQQCRRRLKLQHLREFVRSEYDHACLRSCRSRALYEGIKVAATSDLMLAYIDFFLGGDEKRTDLPPRLHQRFPLSLPFGGDGSYMAPFSLHSDNILTSLMSQSVPPTAWYRMVAGLNAQLRLVCRGRLRVTLQPVLRWLEHYANPALKIYGVRVDLAWFQATSFGYCHYGLVVDVLEEDSEPASVRNIDGEIRTEESRARYKEDSSGHLRESLLNQSRRSENFMRPKREYGGIIDANNLQTLEEKRDMFYLLSFILHNTKPVGHQDLVGLVISMLLLGDLSLVLLTLLQLYSISLVDVFLVLFILPLGILLPFPAGINALFSHGPRRSAGLARLYALWNLTSLFNVAVAFGCGYVHYSTQSSSKKHPFQPWSNMDESEWWIFPAGLLLCKVFQSQLVNWHVANLEIQDRSLYSNDFELFWQS; the protein is encoded by the exons ATGGCTCGCTTCCGCACTCCCACTCTCCTCCTCGCATTCCTCTCCGCCCTTGTTGCCCTAACCgcaaaccctagccacctcctccTCGCGTCCGAAGATGATGACTTTCCGATTAACGATTCCGATTCCTATCTCTTCCACCAAGACTACTCGCCGCCGGCTCCGCCACCTCCTCCGCCGCTGCCGCCGTCGGTCTCTTGCACCGATGACCTCGGCGGCGTCGGCTCTCTGGACGCCACGTGTCAGATAGTCTCCGATTCGAACCTCACCAGCGACGTGTACATAACAGGGAAGGGCAACTTTTATATCCTGCCCGGGGTGAGATTCGGCTGCGCGATTCCTGGCTGCGCGATAATTATTAACATTACTGGTAACTTTAGCTTAGGCAGCAACGCGTCGCTTTTGGCCGGGGCTTTCGAGCTCACGGCGTGCAATGCCAGCTTCCTCAACGGCTCGGCGCTGAACACGACGGCTTTGGCTGGGAAGCCGCCTCCGCAGACAAGTGGGACTCCGCAGGGGATAGATGGGGCGGGTGGGGGACACGGAGGGCGTGGGGCGTGTTGTTTGGTGGACAAGACGAAGCTTCCGGAGGACGTCTGGGGTGGGGATGCATACTCGTGGTCGACGCTGCAGAGGCCGGCTAGTTTTGGGAGCCGAGGCGGGTCGACGAGTAAGGAGGTGGATTATGGAGGTTTAGGGGGAGGGAGGGTGAGGCTCCAAGTGAAGGAATTGCTGGTGGTGGAGGGAAGTGTTTTGGCTGAAGGCGGTGGCGGAGGGAATAGAGGTGGCGGTGGTTCTGGTGGCAGTATCTACATTAAGGCTCATAAAAT GACTGGTAGTGGCAGGATAAGTGCCTGTGGTGGTGATGGTTAcgctggtggtggtggtggaagaGTGTCAGTTGATGTCTATAGCAGGCATGATGACCCCAAAATTTTTGTGCATG GAGGAAATAGCTATTCTTGTCCAGAAAATGCAGGCGGGGCTGGGACTTTATATGATGCAGTTCCTCGAAGCCTTATTGTTAGCAATCATAACAAGTCAACAGATACAGAATCACTTCTTATGGAATTTCCTTATCAGCCTCTTTGGACAAATGTTTATATTCAAAATAAGGCGAGGGCGACTGTCCCATTGCTTTGGAGTCGTGTCCAG GTGCAAGGACAGATAAGCCTTTTGAGTGATGGTGTGTTAAGCTTTGGACTTCAACATTATGCTTCATCAGAGTTTGAGTTATTGGCTGAAGAATTGTTGATGAGCGACTCTGTAATCAAA GTGTATGGGGCCTTACGCATGACTGTAAAAATGTTCTTGATGTGGAATTCCAAGATGCTCATTGATGGTGGAGGGGAAGAAGCTGTTGAGACATCCTTACTCGAGTCTAGCAACTTGGTGGTTCTCAGG GGATCATCTGTGATACACTCTAATGCAAATCTGGGAGTTCATGGACAAGGTTTATTGAACTTATCAGGACCTGGAGATTGGATTCAAGCACAACGTCTGGTTCTATCGCTATTCTACAGTATTCAT GTTGGACCGGGATCTGTTTTGCGTGGTCCTTTAGAGAATGCCGCATCTGATTCTGT AACACCAAAGCTTTATTGTGAAAACAAAGATTGCCCCTATGAGCTACTTCTTCCACCTGAAGATTGCAATGTGAACTCATCCCTGCCCTTTACTCTTCAG GTATGCCGAGTTGAGGATATCATTATTGAAGGCCTCATAAAAGGATCTGTTGTTAATTTTCACCGGGCAAGGACCATTGCTATCCATTCTTCTGGAGAAATAAGTGCATCAGGAATGG GTTGTACTGGTGGTATTGGCAGTGGCAACATTTTAAGCAATGGAATTAGCAGTGGTGGCGGGCATGGAGGTAAAGGTGGGGTGGCATGTTATAATGGCAGCTGTGTTGAGGGTGGAATCTCATATGGGAATGCAAAGTTGCCTTGCGAACTTGGTAGTGGAAGTGGATATGACCTTTCAGCTGGCTTAACTGCTGGCGGTGGTATTATCA TAATGGGTTCTTCAGAACATCCCTTGTCAAGTTTGTCTGTTGAAGGCGCGATGACAGCTGATGGTGAAAGTTTTGAAGGGACTGTTGTGGAGGAAAAGTATGCCCTTGTTGATAACACAACTGGAGGGCCTGGGGGTGGGTCTGGTGGAACTATACTTCTGTTCTTGCGAACACTAGCTCTTGGTGAGACTGCTATTCTTTCAAGTGTTGGGGGATATGGTAGTTCCATcggtggtggtggaggtggtggtggaagGATTCATTTTCATTGGTCAGATATTCCCACTGGAGATGTGTATCAGCCCATTGCAAGTGTGGACGGAAGCATCCTTGCAGG GGGAGGGGTGGGTAGAGACCAGGGTGGTGCTGGAGAAAATGGAACATTGACAGGTGCAGATTGCCCAAAAGGTCTCTATGGGACCTTTTGTGAG gcaTGTCCAGCTGGTACTTACAAGAATGCTATTGGGTCTGATAGGGCACTCTGTCATCATTGTCCTGCTACTCAGCTTCCCCCTCGTGCGATTTATATTCCTGTCCGAG GTGGTGTTGCTGAGATTCCTTGTCCTTACAAATGCATTTCAGACAGATATCACATGCCAAACTGTTTTACAGCTCTTGAAGAATTGATTTACACATTTGGTGGGCCTTGGCTATTCGGTCTTCTTCTGATTGGGCTCCTCATCCTGTTGGCTTTGGTACTCAGTGTTGCACGTATGAAATTGGTTGGGGTTGATGAATTACCAGGCCCTGCTCCCACTCAACATGGCTCACAAATAGACCActctttccctttcctagaGTCATTGAATGAG GTTTTAGAAACAAACAGGGCTGAGGAGTCACAGAGCCATGTGCACCGGATGTATTTTATGGGTCCTAATACTTTTGGTGATCCTTGGCATTTGCCCCACACACCTCCAGAACAAATAAAAGAGATTGT ATATGAGGGGCCATTCAATACATTTGTCGATGAGATTAATTCCATAGCCACTTATCAGTGGTGGGAGGGAGCAATGTACATCATTCTTTCTGTTCTTGCATACCCGCTTGCATGGTCATGGCAGCAGTGCCGCCGAAGATTGAAATTGCAACATCTACGTGAATTTGTTCGATCGGAGTATGATCATGCCTGCTTACGGTCCTGCCGTTCGCGTGCTTTGTATGAAGGGATTAAG GTAGCTGCAACTTCTGATTTAATGCTAGCATATATCGACTTCTTCCTTGGTGGTGATGAAAAGAGAACTGATCTTCCCCCCCGTTTACATCAAAGATTTCCTCTTTCATTACCCTTTGGAGGTGATGGAAGTTACATGGCCCCTTTCTCACTTCACAGTGATAACATTCTTACAAGCCTCATGAGTCAG TCAGTCCCGCCTACCGCATGGTACCGTATGGTTGCTGGTTTGAATGCACAGTTACGCTTAGTTTGCCGTGGACGGCTAAGAGTTACACTTCAGCCTGTCCTTCGGTGGCTAGAACATTATGCCAATCCTGCCTTGAAGATTTATGGTGTACGTGTTGATCTTGCCTGGTTTCAGGCTACATCTTTTGGTTATTGTCATTATGGGCTCGTGGTGGATGTTCTTGAAGAAGACAGTGAACCTGCCTCTGTTAGGAACATTGATGGAGAAATACGAACTGAAGAATCACG TGCAAGGTACAAAGAAGATTCATCTGGTCATTTGAGAGAATCGCTCCTAAACCAGTCTCGCAGAAGTGAAAATTTTATGAGGCCAAAAAGAGAATACGGAGGGATTATAGATGCTAACAACTTACAAACGCTTGAAGAAAAGAGAGACATGTTTTATCTTCTCTCTTTTATACTTCATAATACTAAACCTGTTGGACACCAG GATCTTGTTGGTTTGGTAATCTCAATGCTTCTTTTAGGAGATTTGAGCTTAGTTTTGCTTACATTACTCCAGCTGTATTCGATTTCATTGGTGGACGTCTTTCTGgttctatttattttacccCTTGGCATACTTCTCCCGTTTCCTGCTGGTATCAATGCTCTATTCAGTCATGGACCTAGACGCTCTGCTGGGCTTGCACGTCTTTATGCTTTGTGGAACCTTACATCCTTGTTTAATGTT GCGGTTGCTTTTGGTTGCGGTTACGTTCATTATAGCACTCAATCATCAAGTAAAAAGCATCCCTTTCAACCGTGGAGTAACAT GGACGAAAGTGAATGGTGGATTTTTCCCGCCGGTCTGCTGCTTTGTAAAGTTTTTCAATCCCAGCTAGTCAATTGGCACGTTGCGAATCTGGAGATTCAGGACCGTTCGTTGTACAGCAATGATTTTGAGCTCTTCTGGCAGTCGTGA